The Chryseolinea soli genome contains a region encoding:
- a CDS encoding ABC transporter permease, translating to MLKHYWNTALRNLIRHKRFTIINMIGLSISMAVFLALTNYVGYQLSYDKFYPGGDRIYRVDYFEYQQGQPVLQSARTHDRTALLMHAYAPQVEAVTRVYNEKAYIFTEDVRIVDQNMLYVDSSFLKVFPLKLISGSADQSLTPPSSVMISQSQARVYFGDADPMGKILYFNERLPFTVTGVFEDIPANTSLEFDFLLSWSTMPYYGWISRDGDFNAPWTFTYVKLKDHVTDIGAIDRELTEMANKHITTLEKRGHTARYALSAYEDLHTSAGALSGEAKPAISKTILFALISLAIFIVVAAWINYVNLSLARSLERADEIGVRKVFGASRSAISGQFLLEAVVLSSVTFGLGAGLYLLFSGPFANLLFTNIAFRPTEPTTWALYFAGFVTGTTLIAFYPALFISRYKPALILKNKLSIGRGKANVLQHSLMVFQLFLAVAIIGITLIAGRQLRFMRNFDSGFNTSHTITLRAPASTNSDSLRRSRYRSFRNDVMQHSAFRSGTASMNIPGQEIRFHDEDIHAVGSSNIKKQSFWVMWIDEGYQETFGLTLLGGRNFQESETGLTCMINETAARALGYDNPTDAVNTSIMNAAHDKATIIGVWKDYHHESVHKPVDPIVFYHRHPNEYGYYTFYVQSRQGEYLQNLQTLWHKHYPNDPFIYYFMDRFFGEQFQADELFARLLNLFSIISIAVASLGLFGMASLAMVKRTKEIGVRKVLGASVWNILVMLSKTYIRLIVISCVLAFPLAYYLTRQWLQTFAYKIDVQVWMIVLPGVIVLVATLATIAGQSIQAAMANPAKSLKDQ from the coding sequence ATGCTCAAACATTATTGGAATACCGCCCTCCGGAATCTCATTCGCCACAAGCGTTTCACGATCATCAACATGATCGGCCTGTCCATCAGCATGGCCGTGTTCCTGGCGCTGACGAACTATGTGGGCTACCAGCTTAGCTACGACAAATTTTACCCGGGCGGCGACCGCATTTACCGCGTCGACTATTTCGAGTACCAACAAGGCCAGCCCGTCTTGCAAAGTGCACGCACGCACGATCGCACAGCGCTGCTGATGCACGCCTACGCACCCCAGGTGGAGGCCGTGACGCGGGTGTATAATGAGAAGGCCTATATCTTTACCGAAGATGTGCGCATCGTAGATCAGAACATGCTCTACGTCGACAGCTCGTTCCTGAAAGTTTTCCCCCTGAAGCTCATCAGCGGCTCGGCAGATCAATCGCTGACGCCGCCCAGTTCGGTAATGATCTCTCAATCGCAAGCCCGCGTCTATTTCGGCGACGCCGACCCCATGGGGAAGATCCTGTACTTCAACGAGCGCCTGCCGTTCACGGTGACCGGCGTGTTTGAAGATATCCCCGCCAACACCTCCCTGGAATTTGACTTTCTCCTCTCCTGGTCGACCATGCCCTACTATGGATGGATCTCGCGCGACGGTGACTTCAACGCACCATGGACCTTTACCTACGTGAAGCTGAAAGACCACGTGACCGACATCGGCGCCATCGACCGCGAACTGACCGAGATGGCCAACAAGCATATTACGACCTTGGAGAAGCGGGGACACACGGCGCGCTATGCATTGAGCGCCTATGAAGACCTGCACACCTCAGCCGGCGCGTTGTCAGGCGAGGCCAAACCGGCCATCAGCAAGACGATCTTGTTTGCATTGATCTCGCTGGCGATCTTCATTGTGGTGGCCGCGTGGATCAACTATGTGAACCTGTCGCTGGCCCGCTCCCTGGAGCGTGCGGACGAGATCGGAGTGCGCAAGGTCTTCGGGGCTTCGCGCTCGGCCATCAGCGGACAGTTCCTGCTGGAGGCCGTCGTGCTTTCCAGCGTCACCTTTGGTCTGGGGGCAGGCCTCTACCTGCTTTTTTCGGGTCCGTTTGCCAACTTGCTCTTCACAAACATCGCCTTCCGTCCAACCGAACCCACTACGTGGGCCCTATACTTTGCGGGTTTTGTGACGGGCACGACACTGATTGCTTTTTATCCAGCCCTTTTCATTTCGCGCTACAAACCGGCCCTCATCCTGAAGAACAAACTCAGCATTGGCAGGGGCAAAGCGAACGTGCTGCAGCATAGCCTCATGGTCTTCCAGCTTTTCCTGGCCGTCGCCATCATTGGCATCACGCTGATCGCGGGGCGGCAGCTCAGGTTTATGCGCAACTTCGATTCGGGTTTTAACACCAGCCACACCATCACCCTGCGCGCACCCGCCTCAACCAACTCCGACTCGCTGCGGCGTTCACGCTATCGCTCTTTCCGAAACGACGTGATGCAGCATTCCGCTTTCCGGTCGGGCACCGCTTCCATGAATATCCCCGGACAGGAGATCCGCTTCCATGACGAAGACATTCACGCCGTGGGGTCTTCCAATATAAAAAAGCAATCCTTCTGGGTCATGTGGATCGACGAAGGCTACCAGGAAACCTTCGGCCTCACACTGCTTGGGGGGCGCAACTTCCAGGAAAGTGAAACGGGCCTCACCTGCATGATCAACGAGACAGCCGCGCGCGCCCTGGGCTACGACAATCCGACCGATGCGGTAAACACCAGCATCATGAACGCCGCGCACGACAAGGCAACGATTATCGGTGTCTGGAAAGATTATCATCATGAATCGGTACACAAGCCCGTAGACCCGATCGTGTTCTACCATCGCCATCCGAATGAATATGGCTATTACACGTTCTATGTCCAGTCACGCCAGGGTGAATATCTCCAGAACTTACAGACGCTGTGGCATAAACATTATCCGAACGACCCGTTCATTTATTATTTCATGGATCGTTTTTTTGGTGAACAATTCCAGGCCGACGAGCTTTTTGCCCGCCTGCTGAATCTTTTTAGTATCATTTCCATCGCCGTGGCCAGCCTGGGACTTTTTGGTATGGCGTCGCTGGCGATGGTGAAGCGCACAAAGGAGATCGGCGTGCGCAAAGTATTGGGCGCCTCGGTGTGGAATATTTTGGTGATGCTTTCGAAGACCTACATCAGGCTGATCGTCATCAGTTGTGTGCTGGCCTTCCCGCTGGCCTACTATTTAACGCGGCAGTGGCTGCAAACTTTTGCCTATAAGATCGACGTGCAGGTTTGGATGATCGTGTTGCCGGGGGTGATCGTGCTGGTGGCTACACTGGCCACCATTGCGGGGCAGTCGATTCAGGCCGCGATGGCCAATCCCGCAAAGAGTCTTAAAGATCAGTAA
- a CDS encoding toxin-antitoxin system YwqK family antitoxin, translating into MKKIVLVTLFNMLIVSLSLGQTIIKYPHCNCQEKITYSSTEPKRPDGPYEWVCNDVVIESGQFKNGLKDGAWISKSKRGVIIGQIEYTDGKLNGAYELFHSDGTPKLVARFVNGNPEGSWQYFNAKTKVIKTGSYKNGTPVGVWTIYDKFGKKVLMEYNFDQKSVAPETLAPYYKNNTMLHDDQSEEFVLLYYPDRTPRAEVQPLGGFLLANDYFVEYMTIPAVMMDTYTNYNFQVSVSVEANAVKTIDVLFVDKAEYHPQTPSLSYIVSTNPSGKLQRIDHTVLNLKYLRGKIQEAMSIMGPWVGTSGNPVEIQVPFVLNDIKH; encoded by the coding sequence ATGAAAAAAATCGTCTTAGTTACTTTGTTCAATATGCTGATCGTCTCCCTTTCCCTGGGCCAGACCATCATAAAATATCCGCATTGCAATTGCCAGGAAAAGATCACCTACTCCAGCACCGAACCCAAAAGGCCGGACGGTCCCTACGAGTGGGTTTGCAACGATGTGGTGATTGAATCGGGCCAATTCAAAAACGGTTTGAAAGACGGCGCGTGGATCAGCAAAAGCAAACGGGGTGTCATCATCGGCCAGATCGAGTATACCGATGGAAAATTGAATGGTGCCTACGAACTCTTCCACTCCGACGGCACACCCAAGCTGGTGGCGCGCTTTGTGAATGGCAACCCGGAAGGCAGCTGGCAATACTTCAACGCAAAAACCAAAGTCATCAAGACCGGGAGTTATAAAAACGGGACCCCCGTAGGCGTTTGGACCATCTACGACAAGTTTGGCAAGAAGGTGTTGATGGAATACAATTTTGATCAGAAATCCGTCGCGCCCGAAACACTCGCCCCGTATTACAAGAACAACACCATGCTTCACGATGATCAAAGTGAAGAGTTCGTCCTCCTCTACTACCCTGACCGCACCCCCCGCGCTGAGGTGCAGCCCTTGGGTGGCTTTTTATTGGCCAACGACTATTTTGTGGAGTACATGACGATCCCGGCCGTGATGATGGATACCTATACCAACTACAACTTCCAGGTGAGCGTGAGCGTTGAAGCCAACGCCGTCAAGACCATCGACGTGCTTTTTGTAGACAAAGCGGAATACCATCCCCAGACGCCATCCCTATCCTACATCGTGTCGACCAATCCATCGGGAAAATTGCAACGGATAGACCACACGGTACTGAACCTGAAATACCTGAGGGGAAAGATCCAGGAAGCCATGAGCATTATGGGGCCTTGGGTGGGTACGTCGGGAAATCCGGTGGAGATCCAGGTTCCTTTTGTGCTGAACGATATCAAGCACTAG
- a CDS encoding ABC transporter permease: protein MIRNYLAVALRNLRKNKGYSAINIGGLAAGMTVAMLIGMWVFDELSFNTYHDNYDRIVQIMKGGTFEGKTWKGQRHLPHPLIEELKTNYSNNFKHIVPTWGGDYVLSFGEKIISQSGGYAGEGIADMLTLHMVEGTRLGLQDPHSVLLSASTAKALFGDAGEAMNKIIQVNSKIDVKVTGVYEDLPYNTQFKDWKFLMPWSLNEINNTWMKEQSWANHFLLIYAEIAPNTTIAHVNENIREAEIRAIRNIPAMQAELAYSPSVMVHPMSDWHLYSDFKDGVAQNGPIQSVRIIGMIGGFVLLLACINFMNLSTARSEKRAKEVGIRKSIGSIRSQLVWQFYCESFLVVGLAFLLSLVAITLALPWFNDLTSKEMQMPWTNLLFWMGCILFCIVTGVLAGSYPALYLSSFNAIRALKGTFRMGKLASLPRKVLVVLQFAVSVSLIIGTIIIYQQVMYAKARPTGYDREGLVMVQRKTDEFFTQSEALRNELLKTGVVKEVAESGGQVTETWSGNGGFDWQGKDPAFEANFATLSVSHAFGRTVGWQFVDGRDFSEEYASDSSGFVLNEAAIKYMNIKNPVGQIMHWKNDAYGVDRDYRILGVIKDMVMQSPFEPMEPAIYFVQGYHGWFVMKIDPNVSVSEAMPKIEAVFKKIIPAVPFDYKFADQQYALKFASEERVGKLASVFSVLAIFISCLGLFGLSSFVAEQRTKEIGIRKVVGASVFNLWQMLSKDFVVLTVLACGVAIPIAYYSLDSWLQSYSYRITITAWVFLYVGLGAVLLTLITVSFQSIKAALMNPVKSLRSE, encoded by the coding sequence ATGATCAGAAATTACCTGGCCGTTGCCCTGCGCAACCTCCGAAAAAACAAAGGATATTCCGCCATCAATATCGGTGGCCTGGCTGCGGGGATGACCGTGGCCATGCTCATCGGTATGTGGGTGTTCGACGAATTGTCGTTCAACACCTATCACGATAATTACGATCGCATCGTGCAGATCATGAAAGGGGGTACCTTTGAGGGTAAGACCTGGAAGGGCCAGCGCCACCTTCCCCATCCGCTGATCGAAGAGCTGAAAACCAATTATAGCAACAACTTCAAACACATCGTCCCTACCTGGGGAGGCGACTATGTTTTGTCTTTTGGTGAAAAGATCATTTCGCAAAGTGGTGGTTATGCCGGCGAGGGAATTGCTGACATGCTGACGTTACACATGGTGGAGGGCACACGTCTGGGATTACAGGATCCGCATTCGGTTTTGTTATCCGCTTCCACAGCGAAGGCGTTGTTTGGCGACGCCGGGGAGGCGATGAATAAAATTATCCAGGTCAATAGCAAGATCGACGTAAAGGTCACGGGCGTGTATGAGGATCTTCCGTATAACACCCAATTCAAAGATTGGAAATTCCTGATGCCCTGGTCGCTGAATGAGATCAACAACACGTGGATGAAGGAGCAAAGCTGGGCGAACCACTTCCTGCTCATCTATGCGGAGATCGCGCCGAACACTACCATCGCCCATGTAAACGAGAACATTCGTGAGGCCGAGATCAGGGCGATCCGCAACATCCCTGCGATGCAGGCTGAATTGGCGTACAGCCCATCGGTGATGGTCCATCCTATGTCCGACTGGCATTTATACTCCGACTTCAAGGATGGTGTGGCCCAGAACGGACCCATCCAGTCGGTGCGCATCATCGGCATGATCGGAGGTTTTGTACTGCTCCTGGCCTGCATCAATTTCATGAACCTGAGCACGGCGCGCTCTGAAAAAAGAGCCAAGGAAGTGGGCATTCGAAAATCCATAGGGTCCATCCGAAGCCAACTGGTATGGCAATTCTATTGCGAATCGTTCCTGGTAGTAGGCCTTGCTTTCTTGCTGAGCCTGGTGGCGATCACCCTGGCCTTGCCTTGGTTCAACGACCTCACGTCGAAAGAAATGCAGATGCCCTGGACAAACCTGTTGTTTTGGATGGGCTGTATTCTCTTTTGTATCGTCACGGGTGTGTTGGCGGGCAGCTATCCGGCCCTTTACCTCTCGTCTTTCAATGCCATCCGTGCCCTGAAGGGTACCTTCCGGATGGGAAAGCTCGCCTCCTTGCCGCGCAAAGTATTGGTGGTATTGCAGTTTGCCGTCTCCGTATCGCTCATCATTGGAACGATCATTATTTACCAGCAAGTGATGTACGCCAAAGCTCGCCCTACCGGCTATGACCGCGAAGGGTTGGTGATGGTGCAACGCAAAACCGATGAATTCTTCACCCAGTCTGAAGCACTCCGGAACGAATTGCTAAAAACCGGCGTCGTAAAAGAAGTGGCCGAGTCCGGCGGACAGGTCACCGAAACATGGTCGGGCAACGGTGGCTTCGACTGGCAAGGCAAGGACCCTGCCTTCGAAGCAAATTTTGCCACGCTTTCCGTTTCACATGCCTTCGGACGAACCGTGGGATGGCAATTCGTCGACGGTCGCGACTTTTCCGAGGAATACGCATCCGACTCCAGTGGATTCGTGCTCAACGAGGCGGCTATCAAATACATGAATATAAAAAATCCTGTCGGCCAGATCATGCATTGGAAAAATGATGCTTATGGCGTGGACCGCGACTACAGAATATTGGGCGTGATCAAAGACATGGTCATGCAGTCACCCTTCGAGCCGATGGAACCTGCTATTTATTTTGTGCAGGGTTATCACGGCTGGTTTGTAATGAAGATCGATCCGAATGTAAGCGTTAGCGAAGCCATGCCCAAGATCGAGGCTGTGTTTAAAAAGATAATTCCCGCCGTTCCGTTCGATTATAAATTCGCCGATCAGCAATATGCGCTGAAGTTTGCCTCGGAGGAACGCGTGGGCAAGTTGGCTTCGGTGTTCTCGGTACTGGCCATTTTCATCAGCTGTCTTGGACTTTTCGGACTGTCTTCTTTTGTGGCGGAACAACGCACCAAAGAGATTGGGATCCGTAAAGTGGTGGGAGCATCCGTATTCAACCTCTGGCAAATGCTGTCCAAAGATTTTGTGGTGCTCACCGTGTTGGCTTGTGGCGTGGCCATTCCTATCGCTTACTATTCGCTGGACAGTTGGTTGCAGAGCTATTCCTACCGGATCACCATTACCGCATGGGTATTCCTCTACGTGGGGTTAGGGGCTGTGTTGCTCACGTTGATCACGGTGAGTTTCCAATCGATAAAGGCAGCGTTGATGAACCCGGTGAAGAGTCTTCGCTCAGAATGA
- a CDS encoding ABC transporter permease: protein MENKQHTPPRLARRFLLAFLRHDLAEEVQGDLDEKFLTMLRKATPARAKLQYWYQVLHYVRPFAIRKSTTSTNHYAMFRNYFKIGWRNLAKQKMYSFVKIGGFALGIAACLLIALFIRDELSYDLHYADGNRIYRVVEVFTEKGETDRGVWMEAPFAAAVKADFPEIEKAGRYNSGELFGAGSNQIRRDDQMDNTYEEGFVFADQELLEILKVPMVYGNLAHCLDQPNTMVITKSKADKYFPGENPVGQLMVVNDYTKQPYKIGGVIADFPANSHFNFQFIITMKEREFWNGEQNYWGATNYPTYLLLRPGTDVKQLEEKLLKVTEKYLLPLWIEQGRSDAKQLAKNIQYELQPIANVHLRNAGIGDPVPTHGDIRFVWLFGVIAAFILVIACINFINLSTAKSANRAKEVGLRKTVGSFRSNIINQFLIESLLFSFLSFALGLLLAWLFLPYFNVLASKSLSFPWGEWWLAPVMLVSCVLIGLLAGLYPSFYLSSFKPIQVLKGNLSRGSKNAATRSVLVVFQFTTSIILIISTFVIYRQVRYILTKDVGFDKEQVLLLQGTNTLGDKLQTLKDELLQLADVKSISASDYLPINGTKRNGNMFWLEGRNKIDKSVGGQFWQVDHDYVKTMGLKLAAGRDFSRDMASDSSAVIINQKMAKELGLTDPIGKRMMNYEVFNIIGVVEDFNFDSFRSDISPLVLKLGISPNIISVKLNAKDVTTTLASIETVWKRVVPHQPIRYSFLDESFSRMYDDVQRMGHIFTTFAVLAIIVACLGLFALSAFMIEQRGKEISIRLVLGASLENIFRLLTVNFVKLVLISIVIAAPVAWYMMDKWLQDFTYKTELSWDVFVLGGVMAVVIALITISYQAIRAGLANPAASLRSE, encoded by the coding sequence ATGGAGAATAAACAACACACACCACCCCGCCTCGCCCGGCGTTTCCTCCTGGCTTTTCTTCGTCACGACCTGGCGGAAGAGGTGCAAGGCGACCTGGACGAGAAATTTCTGACCATGCTGCGAAAGGCAACGCCGGCGCGCGCCAAGCTGCAGTATTGGTACCAGGTACTGCACTATGTGCGGCCGTTTGCCATTCGTAAATCGACAACGTCAACAAATCACTACGCTATGTTTAGAAATTATTTCAAGATCGGATGGCGCAACCTCGCCAAACAAAAGATGTACTCCTTTGTGAAGATCGGCGGCTTTGCACTCGGCATTGCGGCCTGCTTGCTCATCGCCTTGTTTATCCGCGACGAGTTGAGCTATGACCTTCACTACGCCGATGGCAACCGGATCTATCGGGTCGTGGAAGTGTTTACGGAGAAGGGTGAGACCGACCGCGGTGTTTGGATGGAAGCGCCCTTCGCCGCTGCGGTCAAGGCCGATTTTCCAGAGATCGAGAAGGCCGGCCGGTATAACTCCGGTGAACTTTTCGGTGCAGGAAGCAACCAAATCCGGCGCGACGACCAGATGGACAATACCTACGAGGAGGGGTTTGTGTTTGCCGACCAGGAGTTGCTGGAGATCCTGAAGGTGCCGATGGTATACGGCAATCTTGCGCATTGCCTGGATCAACCCAACACGATGGTCATCACCAAAAGCAAGGCTGACAAATATTTCCCGGGAGAGAATCCGGTAGGCCAGTTGATGGTGGTGAACGATTACACAAAACAACCTTATAAGATCGGTGGCGTCATAGCGGATTTTCCGGCCAACTCACATTTTAATTTTCAGTTCATCATCACCATGAAAGAACGCGAGTTTTGGAATGGCGAACAAAACTATTGGGGTGCCACCAATTACCCCACGTATTTGTTGCTGCGCCCTGGCACGGACGTAAAACAATTGGAAGAGAAACTCCTCAAGGTCACCGAGAAATACCTGCTGCCCCTTTGGATAGAACAAGGGCGCTCCGATGCAAAACAATTGGCCAAAAACATACAGTATGAATTGCAACCTATTGCCAACGTTCATCTTCGCAATGCAGGGATTGGTGATCCGGTGCCAACGCATGGCGACATCCGTTTCGTGTGGCTGTTTGGAGTGATTGCCGCTTTCATACTTGTGATTGCCTGTATCAATTTCATCAACCTGTCTACGGCCAAGTCGGCCAACCGGGCCAAGGAAGTGGGGCTGCGCAAAACCGTGGGATCTTTCCGCAGCAACATCATTAACCAGTTTCTGATTGAATCCCTGTTGTTCAGTTTTCTGTCCTTCGCGCTGGGACTGCTCCTCGCATGGTTATTCCTGCCCTACTTTAATGTGCTGGCTTCCAAGTCGCTTTCCTTTCCCTGGGGTGAGTGGTGGTTGGCGCCGGTCATGCTGGTGTCTTGTGTCTTGATCGGTTTGCTGGCGGGTTTGTATCCGTCGTTTTATCTGTCGTCGTTCAAACCCATCCAGGTGTTGAAGGGCAACCTCAGCCGGGGCAGCAAGAATGCAGCGACGCGTAGTGTGTTGGTCGTCTTCCAATTCACCACGTCCATCATCCTCATCATCTCTACGTTTGTTATCTACCGGCAAGTGCGTTACATACTCACCAAGGACGTGGGCTTCGATAAAGAACAAGTGTTGCTCCTCCAGGGCACCAACACGTTGGGCGATAAATTGCAGACCCTCAAGGACGAACTGCTGCAATTAGCGGATGTAAAAAGTATCAGCGCCAGCGATTACCTGCCCATCAACGGTACAAAACGGAATGGTAACATGTTTTGGTTGGAAGGCAGAAACAAGATCGACAAATCGGTGGGTGGCCAGTTCTGGCAAGTGGATCACGACTATGTGAAGACCATGGGCTTAAAGCTCGCCGCCGGCCGCGACTTCTCCCGCGACATGGCCTCGGATTCCTCGGCCGTTATCATCAATCAGAAAATGGCCAAAGAACTCGGCCTGACCGACCCGATTGGCAAGCGCATGATGAATTATGAAGTCTTTAACATCATTGGTGTGGTGGAGGATTTTAATTTCGACAGCTTCCGCTCAGATATAAGTCCGCTGGTACTAAAGCTGGGGATCAGCCCCAATATCATTTCGGTGAAGCTGAATGCTAAAGATGTGACCACAACCCTCGCCTCCATCGAAACCGTGTGGAAGCGTGTGGTCCCGCATCAACCCATCCGCTATTCATTTCTCGACGAAAGCTTCAGCCGCATGTACGACGACGTGCAACGTATGGGCCACATCTTCACCACCTTTGCCGTGCTGGCCATCATCGTAGCCTGTTTGGGATTGTTTGCCCTCTCGGCCTTCATGATCGAGCAGCGCGGAAAGGAGATCAGCATCCGGTTGGTTTTGGGTGCTTCGCTGGAAAATATATTCCGGTTGCTCACCGTCAATTTCGTGAAACTGGTCCTCATCTCGATCGTTATCGCGGCGCCGGTGGCGTGGTATATGATGGACAAATGGTTGCAAGACTTTACTTATAAAACAGAGTTGAGCTGGGATGTCTTTGTGCTGGGGGGTGTGATGGCGGTAGTGATCGCTTTGATTACCATCAGCTACCAGGCCATCCGTGCCGGCCTGGCAAACCCGGCGGCGAGCTTGCGGTCGGAATAG
- a CDS encoding PadR family transcriptional regulator produces the protein MIETRLGEFEEVILLLVGILGAEAYAFNIAEEFESQAGRPVSIGAVHSTLTRLEEKGFLTSQMGESTAERGGRRKRIYTITAYGRKTLSAARDFRIALWKQFPGFATGKLT, from the coding sequence ATGATAGAAACACGATTGGGAGAATTTGAGGAGGTTATCCTGCTCCTGGTGGGCATCTTGGGAGCGGAGGCCTACGCGTTCAACATTGCGGAGGAATTTGAGTCGCAAGCCGGGCGGCCGGTATCGATCGGTGCCGTTCATTCGACGCTGACGCGTTTGGAGGAGAAGGGATTTCTGACTTCGCAGATGGGAGAGTCCACCGCGGAAAGAGGAGGACGGCGAAAACGCATTTACACGATCACCGCCTATGGACGCAAGACGCTTAGTGCGGCGCGCGACTTCCGGATCGCTTTGTGGAAACAGTTTCCGGGGTTTGCAACAGGCAAGCTGACATGA
- a CDS encoding MarR family winged helix-turn-helix transcriptional regulator, whose product MSNLINELGELALSTRLMRLSEGMRKDVTRIYHEHGIDFESKWFPVLYVLSKRSPLSVLELANEIGYTHPSVIALVKEMEKKKLVKSVPGKDDGRKRMLHLTPKALDMVKALEPLWYVMRLASKQVYNNGSSLLKAVEDAEAALDEQGYYERYKKVELGLGARRSSDGDQSSGGRSKQGKKKK is encoded by the coding sequence ATGAGCAACCTCATCAACGAACTCGGCGAACTCGCCTTGTCAACACGCCTGATGCGCCTTAGCGAAGGCATGCGCAAAGATGTGACACGCATCTATCATGAGCATGGCATCGACTTTGAATCCAAGTGGTTCCCGGTATTGTATGTCCTGTCGAAACGATCGCCGCTTAGCGTATTGGAACTGGCCAATGAAATTGGCTATACCCATCCTTCGGTGATTGCCCTCGTGAAGGAGATGGAAAAAAAGAAACTCGTCAAATCCGTACCCGGCAAAGACGACGGGCGAAAGCGCATGCTCCATCTGACCCCGAAAGCCCTGGATATGGTGAAAGCGCTGGAGCCGCTTTGGTATGTCATGCGGCTGGCATCGAAACAAGTTTATAATAATGGGAGCAGTCTGCTGAAGGCGGTGGAGGATGCGGAGGCGGCGTTGGACGAGCAGGGGTATTATGAACGGTACAAGAAAGTGGAGTTGGGGCTAGGTGCCAGAAGATCGAGTGATGGGGATCAGTCTTCTGGAGGCAGATCGAAACAGGGTAAAAAGAAAAAATAA
- a CDS encoding GNAT family N-acetyltransferase, with the protein MPSSPELLLRPATPADVQSMLDIFNEAILNTAAVYYYEPNTLAMRQAWYDDKIKNDIPVLIAEVNGQVAGFASYGEFRTRPAYKYTVEHSVYVHPGFRKRGIARKLLEALIDIAKQKDIHLLVAGIDGENTVSIHLHEQLGFVHAGHIRQVAYKFGRWLDLVFMQLTLEGPPHPNELTP; encoded by the coding sequence ATGCCTTCTTCACCCGAACTTCTCCTCCGCCCGGCCACCCCGGCCGACGTGCAAAGCATGCTGGACATTTTCAATGAGGCCATCCTCAACACCGCGGCCGTCTACTACTACGAGCCCAACACGCTCGCCATGCGCCAGGCCTGGTACGACGACAAAATAAAAAACGACATCCCCGTACTCATCGCCGAAGTGAACGGCCAGGTGGCGGGCTTCGCTTCCTATGGCGAATTCAGAACGCGTCCAGCCTATAAATACACCGTAGAACATTCTGTCTACGTTCATCCCGGCTTCCGGAAACGCGGGATCGCGCGCAAATTGCTGGAAGCGCTCATCGACATCGCCAAACAAAAGGACATCCACTTATTGGTGGCCGGCATCGACGGCGAGAATACAGTCAGCATTCACCTGCACGAACAACTCGGCTTCGTCCATGCAGGCCACATCCGACAGGTAGCGTACAAATTTGGACGATGGCTGGACCTCGTGTTTATGCAACTGACCTTGGAGGGCCCACCCCATCCCAACGAATTGACGCCATGA